One region of Camelina sativa cultivar DH55 chromosome 6, Cs, whole genome shotgun sequence genomic DNA includes:
- the LOC104793826 gene encoding uncharacterized protein LOC104793826, protein MEVYIDNMLVKSQQASDHITHLRQCFNTLNKYEMKLNLAKCTFVVKSGEFLGYLVTRRGIEANPKHVKAIIDLPSPKSAREVQRLTGRIAALYRFISMLTDKCLPFYQLLKTKGKFEWNEACHDAFGKLKNHLSRPSVLAKPELGKVLFLSITSHTIDVLSNQPLRSIFHSPNQSGRLTKWAIELSEYDFEFRTRPAAKSQVLADFLIELPLEGAEPTSSDPTDGLWTLHVDGASSHLGSGVGIRLTSPTGEILELSFRLRFQATHNVAECEALIAGLRLANGMKIKRVRAFCDSQLVANQFSGEYNTKTEPMAAYLDVFRVLSKRFDEFELVKIPSGDNAQADALAALASTSVPDLRRIILFNPPSDNDKTDWRVEIHAYVADGDVPTDKWLKRRLKAKAVHYTLMKEHLLRWTASGALLLCLHGDDLKRVMMETHEGAGGNHSGGRALALRIKKQGHYWPTMISDCEQFIAKCEKCQRHARIIHQPTELLRAGIVPYPFMRWAMDIIGPLPALR, encoded by the exons ATGGAGGTATACATAGACAACATGCTCGTCAAGTCACAACAAGCCAGCGATCACATAACCCATCTCCGGCAATGCTTCAACACTCTGAATAAGTACGAAATGAAGTTAAACCTAGCCAAATGCACCTTCGTAGTCAAATCAGGGGAGTTCTTGGGATACCTAGTAACTCGGCGAGGCATTGAAGCGAATCCGAAGCACGTCAAGGCGATCATTGACCTACCTTCCCCAAAAAGTGCCAGAGAGGTTCAGCGACTAACCGGACGGATCGCCGCCCTATATCGCTTTATATCAATGTTGACGGATAAATGCTTGCCCTTCTACCAGCTCCTCAAAACCAAAGGGAAATTCGAGTGGAATGAGGCCTGCCACGACGCGTTCGGTAAACTGAAGAATCATTTGTCAAGACCCTCAGTGCTTGCAAAACCAGAGCTTGGCAAAGTTCTATTCCTTTCCATCACG TCACACACTATCGACGTCCTATCTAACCAGCCGTTACGGTCTATATTTCACAGTCCGAACCAATCCGGACGACTAACAAAATGGGCAATCGAGCTCAGCGAATATGATTTCGAGTTCCGCACCCGCCCAGCCGCCAAGTCTCAAGTATTGGCCGACTTCTTAATCGAACTACCTTTGGAAGGTGCCGAGCCAACATCCTCCGATCCGACAGATGGACTGTGGACTCTGCATGTCGACGGAGCATCTTCTCATTTAGGGTCCGGCGTAGGAATTCGATTAACATCTCCAACCGGGGAGATTTTAGAACTGTCCTTTCGCCTCCGGTTCCAGGCAACTCATAATGTCGCCGAGTGCGAAGCACTCATTGCCGGACTCAGGCTCGCCAACGGAATGAAAATCAAACGGGTACGAGCCTTCTGCGACTCTCAACTTGTCGCTAATCAATTCAGTGGCGAGTACAATACTAAAACCGAACCAATGGCCGCCTACCTCGACGTCTTCAGGGTCTTATCCAAACGTTTCGACGAGTTTGAACTTGTCAAAATCCCTTCAGGGGACAACGCTCAGGCCGATGCCTTAGCAGCGCTCGCTTCAACGTCAGTCCCTGACCTTCGACGAATTATCCTG TTCAACCCTCCTTCAGATAATGACAAAACAGACTGGCGGGTCGAGATTCACGCATATGTCGCCGATGGTGACGTACCAACGGATAAATGGTTGAAGCGAAGATTAAAAGCAAAGGCTGTCCACTACACCCTAATGAAAGAACATCTGCTACGATGGACCGCATCAGGTGCCCTGCTGTTATGTCTACATGGCGACGATTTGAAACGAGTAATGATGGAAACTCACGAGGGCGCTGGCGGGAACCACTCCGGAGGACGAGCCTTAGCATTACGAATCAAGAAGCAGGGTCACTACTGGCCAACAATGATATCCGACTGCGAGCAGTTCATCGCCAAGTGTGAGAAGTGCCAACGTCATGCTCGAATCATCCACCAGCCAACTGAACTGCTACGAGCCGGCATAGTTCCATACCCCTTTATGCGTTGGGCAATGGATATTATCGGTCCGCTACCCGCATTGAGATAG